CCAGACGATGGCTGCCATCGCGCTCATCACCGTGGTCGCCGTGGTCCTGGGCTTCCGCGCGAACGCGGTTCCGGTGGAGTGGCTCGCCGCGGCCGGCCTGCTCGCGGCGACCAGCCTCGCGGTGATCTGGCTGGCGGTCGCGCTGGGTCAGGTGTCCGGCAACGTCGAGACCGCCAGCAACCTGCCCATGCCACTGATCCTGCTGCCCTTCCTCGGCAGCGGGTTCGTGCCGACGGACTCGATGCCCACGGCGGTGCGGTGGTTCGCCGAGTACCAGCCGTTCACGCCGATCATGGAGACCCTCCGCGGGCTCCTGCTGGGCACCGCGATCGGCGCCGACGGCCTCCTCGCGGTCGCCTGGATCCTGGCGATCGGGGTGTTGGGCCGCCTGTGGGCGGTCCGCCTGTTCGACCGCGACCCCACGGCCTGACACCCGTTCTCCAGCCGCAGAAACCGCGGCTCCG
This portion of the Euzebyales bacterium genome encodes:
- a CDS encoding ABC transporter permease; translation: MSAMSHAVRDSRTMLRRNIRRMVRYPAGPASTVAVPLVVLFLFVTVFGDTMGAGLVGAAGGRGDYLEYVVPGILLLSVAGAAQGAAISVAMDMTEGIINRFRTMAISRGAILAGHVLGNLLQTMAAIALITVVAVVLGFRANAVPVEWLAAAGLLAATSLAVIWLAVALGQVSGNVETASNLPMPLILLPFLGSGFVPTDSMPTAVRWFAEYQPFTPIMETLRGLLLGTAIGADGLLAVAWILAIGVLGRLWAVRLFDRDPTA